The Chloroflexota bacterium genome window below encodes:
- a CDS encoding extracellular solute-binding protein, with product MADTLSRRTILRGALVSGAVAISAACGAVPVTPAETEKAPDAPKAAEAPKDEGPKAINFLHVLEGQNETWQNGWAEVVETFEAKNPGHKIEIADSAFGELPTKAAAAQAGGIKFDIIYGYFGWVGTFVAGNIVQPLDPIIATDPEIDPANFHEAAKWIHRGQNYGVAWWINSREIWYNKSLIVNAGLKTPTELEAEGNWTWDAALEAAIKLTKVEGDEVVQGGLGTQPHVPSVLTYYSWAWGAEFWNPDCTQAGIGSDAFRDAVQFQADTFTKHRVQGGNYFEGNTAIYHTGHFQIRRINEQVTPTNLFEVGMAPTPNGPGGRKAAYAVVAIHLGSQAENAEGGWEFIKHTVIGDLQEIWIPQGGGRYPADLRREPITTKEFEDASVYKKMAEIANATPTLIQQGDFNDTWRNETWPAILEGAITVPEALQKTQDQVQGWLDDRGCLW from the coding sequence ATGGCGGATACACTATCTCGGCGAACCATTCTACGCGGCGCGCTGGTGAGCGGCGCGGTTGCGATTTCAGCAGCCTGTGGCGCTGTACCGGTAACGCCGGCGGAGACGGAAAAAGCCCCTGATGCGCCCAAGGCGGCGGAAGCGCCCAAGGATGAAGGCCCCAAGGCAATTAACTTCCTCCACGTGTTGGAAGGCCAGAATGAGACCTGGCAAAACGGTTGGGCAGAGGTGGTAGAGACGTTTGAGGCGAAGAATCCCGGTCACAAAATAGAGATTGCCGACTCTGCGTTTGGCGAGTTGCCGACCAAAGCGGCGGCGGCCCAAGCGGGCGGGATCAAATTTGACATCATCTACGGCTACTTTGGATGGGTAGGTACCTTTGTAGCTGGCAACATTGTCCAGCCTCTCGATCCCATCATTGCCACAGACCCGGAAATCGATCCTGCTAACTTCCACGAAGCCGCCAAATGGATTCATAGGGGCCAGAACTACGGCGTGGCGTGGTGGATCAACTCACGTGAGATTTGGTACAACAAGAGCCTCATCGTCAATGCCGGTCTCAAGACACCAACCGAGCTCGAGGCTGAGGGCAATTGGACCTGGGATGCCGCTCTTGAAGCGGCCATTAAGCTGACCAAGGTCGAAGGTGATGAAGTCGTCCAAGGCGGTTTGGGCACCCAACCGCACGTTCCTTCTGTGTTGACGTACTACTCCTGGGCCTGGGGGGCCGAATTTTGGAATCCGGATTGCACGCAGGCCGGCATTGGCAGCGATGCCTTCCGCGATGCGGTGCAATTCCAAGCGGATACCTTTACCAAGCACAGAGTGCAGGGCGGCAACTACTTTGAGGGCAACACGGCCATCTATCACACCGGGCACTTCCAGATCCGGCGCATAAACGAGCAGGTCACGCCGACAAACCTGTTTGAGGTCGGCATGGCGCCAACTCCCAATGGGCCGGGTGGCCGCAAGGCCGCCTATGCCGTGGTCGCCATCCACCTCGGTTCGCAGGCGGAGAACGCCGAAGGCGGCTGGGAGTTCATCAAGCACACGGTCATCGGCGACCTGCAGGAGATCTGGATCCCGCAGGGCGGCGGCCGGTATCCGGCGGACTTGCGCCGGGAGCCGATCACGACCAAGGAATTTGAGGACGCCAGCGTCTACAAGAAGATGGCGGAAATCGCCAACGCCACGCCAACGCTCATCCAACAGGGCGACTTTAACGACACTTGGCGCAACGAGACTTGGCCGGCGATTTTGGAAGGCGCCATAACGGTGCCGGAAGCGCTACAGAAGACGCAAGATCAAGTCCAAGGTTGGCTGGACGATCGCGGTTGTCTCTGGTAG
- a CDS encoding GNAT family protein: protein MTQSSLPRGELVESVGEGGLPRRTDYVGQFITLAPVDPQADADELYACTHGTVTKEQVWTYMGYGPFESVGNMRMWLSDAAESQDPLFFAVHQNNPQRRMGMVSFLNIVADMRRLEVGHIWYTPEAQGTQANTEAAYLMLCEAFDRLNYRRVEWKCDALNARSRAAALRLGFSFEGIFRQHMIVKGRNRDTAWFAMLDSEWPLIKRNFETWLYRNPDWKISLTELNRGRL from the coding sequence ATGACCCAATCTTCCCTCCCACGTGGAGAACTCGTAGAGTCTGTTGGAGAAGGCGGTTTGCCGCGCAGGACGGACTACGTCGGGCAGTTCATCACGTTAGCGCCGGTTGATCCTCAAGCCGACGCGGATGAACTCTACGCATGTACCCACGGCACTGTTACCAAGGAACAGGTATGGACCTACATGGGGTACGGTCCATTTGAGAGCGTGGGGAATATGCGAATGTGGTTGTCGGATGCGGCCGAATCGCAAGATCCGCTCTTCTTTGCGGTTCACCAAAACAATCCACAGCGGCGAATGGGAATGGTGAGCTTTCTCAACATTGTCGCGGACATGAGACGCTTGGAAGTCGGGCACATCTGGTATACGCCGGAGGCGCAGGGGACACAAGCGAACACGGAAGCGGCTTACCTCATGTTGTGCGAGGCCTTCGACAGGCTCAATTACCGGCGGGTCGAGTGGAAGTGCGATGCCCTGAACGCCCGTTCACGGGCGGCGGCCTTGCGCCTCGGCTTCAGTTTTGAAGGTATCTTTCGACAGCACATGATCGTCAAGGGGCGCAATCGCGATACTGCCTGGTTCGCCATGCTGGACAGCGAATGGCCCCTCATCAAACGAAACTTCGAGACTTGGTTGTATCGCAATCCGGATTGGAAGATATCCCTCACGGAACTCAATCGCGGTCGACTCTAG
- a CDS encoding cysteine hydrolase, which translates to MLIDTDDFVTQRIAIDETLEPEKTALIIIDMMNRFCNPVWLAQGDHQRAEWFGRELDYVIPNVTDALRIFREAGALVVHAVCARWTLDKRDAPLHMRERDYDLFDTPGMSVIDQLAPLPGEILIRKTTGSVFTGTGLEYLLHQAGIENVVLCGQYGSACVFYSLIQSREFGFQQRVWLEDCILYGNETSKHLFPALVGQHWAKLANREEIGRALAPSAVSAG; encoded by the coding sequence ATGCTTATTGACACTGACGACTTTGTAACGCAACGCATCGCAATAGACGAAACTCTCGAACCGGAGAAGACCGCCCTCATCATCATTGACATGATGAACCGCTTCTGCAATCCCGTATGGCTGGCCCAAGGCGACCACCAGAGAGCCGAGTGGTTTGGCCGCGAGCTCGACTACGTGATTCCCAACGTCACCGACGCGCTCCGCATATTCCGCGAAGCCGGGGCGCTTGTCGTCCATGCCGTTTGCGCCAGGTGGACGCTAGACAAGCGGGATGCTCCGCTCCACATGCGTGAAAGGGACTACGATCTATTCGATACTCCCGGCATGTCGGTAATCGACCAGTTGGCGCCGCTACCCGGAGAGATTCTCATCCGCAAGACGACCGGCTCAGTCTTTACGGGCACAGGCCTGGAATATCTATTGCACCAAGCCGGCATCGAAAACGTGGTGCTGTGCGGCCAGTACGGCAGCGCCTGTGTCTTTTATTCTCTCATTCAGAGCAGGGAATTCGGATTCCAGCAGCGGGTCTGGCTGGAAGACTGCATCCTCTATGGCAATGAGACCAGTAAACACCTCTTCCCCGCCCTCGTCGGCCAGCACTGGGCCAAACTGGCAAACCGGGAAGAGATTGGCCGCGCGCTCGCGCCGTCTGCCGTCTCAGCCGGTTAA
- a CDS encoding carbon-nitrogen hydrolase family protein, with translation MARPAKVAVCSTPNTVVGESDEERYEFNLRKAEELLHEAAAQGADIACLPEAFTIRGISDGGTNHRWREPVPGGETYQRMAAIARQRSMYVVAPIVGVEDGVHRNVAMVIGRDGDYIGGYHKVHLTVTEDEAWGLTAGDSWPVFDLDFGKIGITICYDVFFPEGFRILALKGADIIFHPTMYSMYGEVGWEAVIQSRAIDNCVYVCPVNYGFTDHEPWMPGMCLNRSSVIGPDGIALADRGRYWGVAVASLDLDRPRMVYRGGSTGLASFREDAWNHRRPDTYGELLKNGYWATEPPKVWEAIPAESKT, from the coding sequence ATGGCTCGACCGGCGAAAGTAGCCGTCTGTTCCACGCCGAATACGGTGGTTGGCGAGAGCGATGAGGAACGCTACGAGTTCAATTTGAGGAAGGCCGAAGAACTGCTCCACGAGGCCGCCGCGCAGGGGGCGGATATTGCTTGCCTGCCGGAGGCATTTACCATTCGCGGCATCAGCGACGGCGGGACCAATCACCGCTGGCGCGAACCGGTTCCCGGTGGGGAGACCTATCAGCGCATGGCGGCTATCGCCCGGCAACGCAGCATGTATGTCGTTGCGCCAATAGTTGGCGTGGAAGACGGGGTTCACCGCAATGTGGCAATGGTCATCGGTCGCGACGGTGACTACATCGGCGGTTACCACAAGGTCCATCTCACCGTTACGGAGGATGAAGCATGGGGCCTCACCGCCGGCGATTCCTGGCCGGTCTTTGATCTGGATTTCGGCAAGATCGGCATCACCATCTGTTACGATGTCTTCTTCCCTGAGGGTTTCCGAATTCTTGCCCTCAAAGGCGCCGACATCATCTTCCATCCCACCATGTACAGCATGTACGGCGAGGTGGGCTGGGAAGCGGTGATCCAGTCCCGCGCCATCGATAACTGCGTCTACGTCTGTCCGGTGAACTACGGCTTCACGGACCACGAGCCCTGGATGCCGGGCATGTGCCTCAACCGGAGCAGCGTGATTGGGCCGGACGGCATTGCACTGGCGGACCGCGGCCGCTACTGGGGCGTGGCCGTTGCCTCACTCGACCTCGACCGACCCCGCATGGTCTACCGAGGCGGATCAACCGGTCTCGCCAGTTTCCGGGAAGATGCCTGGAACCACCGCCGGCCTGACACGTACGGCGAACTCCTAAAAAACGGATACTGGGCAACTGAGCCGCCCAAGGTTTGGGAAGCAATACCTGCTGAATCAAAGACCTAG
- a CDS encoding SOS response-associated peptidase codes for MCGRYSLKADIVQLAMRFEFAADGAVHEPAYNIAPTQQVLTVTNDGERRAEHMRWGLIPFWAKDAKIGYRMINARGETVAEKPSFRTALRKRRCLILADGFYEWQKLGGKQKRPMRITLKSDEPFAFAGLWETWKDPEGKMVKSCTIITTAANDYLQPIHDRMPVILPRESESFWLDKDVEDPLALASAIAPYPDSEMDAFEVSPLVNNTRNKGPEVMSPVLG; via the coding sequence ATGTGTGGCAGATATAGCCTCAAAGCGGATATCGTACAACTCGCCATGCGGTTTGAATTCGCCGCCGATGGGGCCGTACACGAACCGGCTTACAACATCGCGCCAACGCAGCAGGTGCTCACGGTCACGAACGATGGGGAGCGGCGTGCCGAGCATATGCGGTGGGGCTTGATCCCGTTCTGGGCCAAAGACGCGAAGATCGGCTACCGCATGATCAATGCCAGAGGCGAGACTGTGGCGGAGAAACCCAGCTTTCGCACCGCACTGCGCAAGCGGCGCTGCCTGATTCTGGCCGACGGCTTCTACGAGTGGCAAAAGCTCGGCGGCAAGCAGAAGCGGCCCATGCGGATCACGCTCAAGTCGGACGAGCCCTTCGCCTTTGCCGGTCTCTGGGAGACATGGAAAGACCCTGAAGGCAAGATGGTGAAGTCTTGCACCATCATCACGACAGCGGCAAATGACTATCTACAACCGATTCATGACCGTATGCCGGTAATTCTCCCGCGAGAATCGGAGTCGTTCTGGCTGGATAAGGATGTGGAAGATCCCTTGGCGCTTGCGAGTGCAATTGCGCCGTACCCGGACTCTGAAATGGATGCGTTCGAGGTCTCGCCGCTGGTCAACAATACCCGGAACAAGGGGCCGGAAGTGATGTCCCCAGTCTTGGGCTAA